Proteins from one Malaya genurostris strain Urasoe2022 chromosome 2, Malgen_1.1, whole genome shotgun sequence genomic window:
- the LOC131429303 gene encoding uncharacterized protein LOC131429303, with the protein MLNEFLQLFQSQQNRDRVSRECADQGIQFKFIPPRSPHFGGIWEASVKSVKTHLTRTLKNALVTNEQMQTLLAQIEACLNSRPLTPLSNDPEDLDALTPGHFLTHRPLTAISEPSYEEVPTNRLSQWQTIQEYLRRLWKRWSSEYLSGLQQRTRWTHERDNIHIGTMVLVKDDNLPPMKWRFGRVVDIAPGQDGLTRVVSIRTKDGVYKRAITRVCVLPIQDSQE; encoded by the coding sequence ATGTTAAACGAGTTCCTGCAGCTGTTTCAATCGCAACAGAATCGGGATCGCGTGAGTCGAGAATGTGCAGATCAAGGTattcaatttaaatttattcCACCACGTTCGCCACATTTTGGTGGCATCTGGGAGGCCTCGGTCAAATCTGTGAAAACGCACCTTACTCGCACACTGAAAAACGCACTCGTGACCAACGAACAGATGCAGACTTTATTAGCTCAGATTGAAGCATGTCTAAACTCAAGGCCCTTAACCCCGCTGAGCAACGATCCCGAAGATTTAGACGCATTAACTCCAGGTCATTTTTTGACGCACCGACCGTTGACTGCCATTTCCGAGCCGTCTTATGAAGAAGTTCCTACCAACCGTTTGTCACAATGGCAAACCATCCAAGAATATCTCCGTCGCCTCTGGAAGCGATGGTCATCCGAATACCTGTCTGGGCTTCAGCAACGCACCCGATGGACCCACGAACGAGACAATATTCACATCGGTACAATGGTACTAGTGAAGGACGACAATCTACCACCGATGAAATGGCGTTTCGGCCGTGTAGTAGACATCGCCCCTGGACAAGATGGTCTCACTCGCGTGGTTAGCATTCGCACCAAGGATGGCGTTTATAAACGGGCGATCACTCGCGTCTGTGTATTGCCAATTCAAGATAGTCAAGAATGA
- the LOC131429304 gene encoding uncharacterized protein LOC131429304: MDDLLCGVATEEKGKELCNQLISLLQSAGFKLHKWASNSGAILGNIPAELRDNRNTMELNLSSPAVKTLGLLWQPDEDVFRFKVPMWTEDSAITKRLVLSEAARLFDPLGLLGPTVLCSKLFMQELWLSKLPWDHPLTNKLQKSWKEFREDLEALRDFSIPRWIVPCTEPLITELHGFCDASERAYGACFYIRTVSAHEQISVHLLTAKSKVAPANTGKAQRRITLPRLELSAALLLSHLYDKVKHILPPTTRALFWTDSMITMHWISASPNRWKKFVANRVAEIQQLTAPGTWGHVAGVENPADAISRGMAASQLINFDIWWQGPTWLSQQKRFWPNIVRTSDESFDVEELEEKPATSLPVVPDTSNIFMRKSSLTELVRLVGYIRRFISNAKNNRRPRVSGPLSTIELEEALQNLVRVSQQESFPEDIHSIQSLGQSMVYFEYEVD, from the exons ATGGATGACTTACTTTGTGGTGTAGCAACGGAAGAAAAAGGGAAAGAACTATGCAACCAACTTATCAGCTTACTGCAATCTGCTGGGTTTAAACTACACAAATGGGCATCTAACAGTGGTGCTATATTAGGTAACATTCCTGCAGAATTACGGGACAATCGTAACACGATGGAGCTCAATCTGTCATCACCAGCCGTCAAAACTCTAGGACTTCTATGGCAGCCAGACGAGGATGTTTTCCGTTTCAAGGTGCCCATGTGGACGGAGGATTCCGCAATCACCAAACGTTTAGTTTTGTCGGAGGCAGCACGATTATTTGACCCGCTTGGTCTATTGGGCCCAACGGTTCTGTGTTCCAAATTGTTTATGCAGGAGTTATGGTTGTCTAAACTTCCTTGGGATCATCCActtacgaataaattgcaaaaaTCTTGGAAGGAATTCCGGGAAGATTTAGAAGCATTGCGTGACTTTTCGATTCCACGATGGATAGTTCCATGTACTGAACCACTGATAACCGAATTACACGGGTTTTGTGATGCGTCAGAGCGCGCTTATGGTGCGTGTTTCTACATTCGCACTGTATCTGCTCACGAACAAATTTCTGTTCACTTACTAACTGCTAAATCGAAGGTTGCTCCGGCCAACACAGGAAAAGCCCAACGTCGAATCACCTTACCTCGCTTAGAACTTTCAGCAGCGCTGCTGCTCAGCCACCTGTACGATAAAGTAAAACATATTCTTCCACCCACCACTCGTGCCCTGTTTTGGACCGATTCTATGATAACAATGCATTGGATATCCGCTTCCCCTAATCGATGGAAAAAGTTTGTGGCTAACAGAGTAGCTGAAATACAACAGCTCACAGCTCCTGGAACCTGGGGTCACGTAGCGGGGGTGGAAAATCCCGCCGATGCCATTTCGCGTGGAATGGCAGCTTCGCAACTAATTAATTTCGACATTTGGTGGCAAGGTCCGACGTGGCTAAGTCAACAAAAGCGATTCTGGCCCAACATCGTTCGTACATCCGATGAATCCTTCGATGTGGAAGAACTTGAAGAAAAACCTGCAACTTCGTTACCAGTCGTTCCTGACACATCCAATATTTTCATGCGAAAATCATCACTGACGGAGTTAGTTCGATTGGTTGGCTATATTCGAAGATTTATATCTAATGCGAAAAACAACAGACGACCGCGTGTAAGTGGACCACTTAGCACAATCGAGTTGGAGGAAGCATTACAGAATCTGGTACGAGTATCCCAGCAAGAATCATTTCCCGAGGATATTCACTCCATACAATCGTTGGGTCAA TCGATGGTTTACTTCGAGTACGAGGTCGACTGA
- the LOC131429305 gene encoding uncharacterized protein LOC131429305 has product MASLRELTKIERGLVDSLSNLELFVETYDDEKDKIKISTRLDRLEAVFSEYRKNRAKIETRQEQELSLTTEPADAKERQVQLEVEASNKKSRVEFENRYFDVKDFLSARHVQPTAAAIPSLPHPLGQPITSRIHLPVFKIPSFDGSVKDWLSFRDSFQSMIDKDPSLTAVDKFHYLLTVLSKDAKTLVESIEVTTTNYEVAWTMLKDRFENRKIITRTLMDGFLDTDPMKKESYDGLVMLIDLYERNLLQLKKLGLVTDGWSHLLAHLLYKRLDSETQRHWERSHKSREAPKYQELLKFLREHLTTLQPLTLTKIRGPDQRHESSNFGESQWLESCKMFAKKF; this is encoded by the coding sequence ATGGCGTCGTTGCGTGAGCTAACTAAAATCGAACGTGGACTCGTTGATTCCCTATCTAACCTTGAATTATTTGTGGAGACATATGATGACGAGAaagataaaatcaaaattagtaCTCGTTTGGATCGATTAGAAGCCGTTTTCTCAGAATATCGAAAAAATCGTGCAAAAATTGAGACACGTCAGGAGCAAGAGTTAAGCCTTACTACCGAACCGGCAGACGCCAAGGAAAGACAAGTGCAATTAGAGGTTGAAGCTTCGAACAAAAAATCACGTGTCGAGTTCGAGAATAGATATTTCGATGTTAAAGATTTTCTCTCTGCTCGGCATGTACAACCGACTGCTGCAGCCATACCCTCTCTTCCTCATCCGCTCGGCCAACCCATTACTTCCCGAATTCATCTGCCAGTATTCAAAATCCCTTCCTTTGACGGTAGTGTTAAAGATTGGTTGAGTTTTCGAGATTCTTTTCAAAGCATGATTGATAAGGATCCTTCTCTCACGGCGGTCGATAAGTTCCATTATCTTCTAACGGTGCTATCTAAAGATGCTAAGACGCTTGTAGAGTCTATTGAAGTAACGACTACAAATTATGAAGTGGCTTGGACAatgttaaaagatcgatttgaaAATCGGAAGATTATTACTCGTACGCTCATGGACGGATTTCTAGACACAGATCCAATGAAAAAAGAATCTTATGACGGGTTAGTGATGCTCATCGACTTGTACGAACGTAATTTACTTCAGTTGAAAAAGTTAGGACTCGTTACTGATGGTTGGTCACATCTTCTGGCACATTTACTATATAAACGTTTGGATTCCGAGACTCAGCGACATTGGGAACGATCTCACAAATCTCGCGAAGCACCCAAATACCAGGAACTGTTAAAATTTCTTCGCGAACATCTTACAACTCTCCAACCACTGACTCTCACCAAAATTCGAGGACCGGATCAACGTCATGAGTCTTCGAATTTTGGTGAGAGTCAGTGGTTGGAGAGTTGTAAGATGTTCGCGAAGAAATTTTAA